From the genome of Geoglobus ahangari, one region includes:
- a CDS encoding MarR family transcriptional regulator: MLEEEILRVLEERRFEGILQSDLVRLLKASKSRVSEVLRVLEKNGLIVREREAGKNLRIWLAEYSARRVKVGILRASEYAKLISAGEYSFIVYGNAIDLTRDLALGKIEFGASPLVTQIMFGVMMKNIKIVGVVAENGSGVVFGDEKNGVFATTEMSAMEMNLRATREKLGVRSFRYCDSPECLLSSLEGVEGIAIWEPYFTQIEREKLPFSEIVGDFPCCTLAVNAGFLRENEGEVENLVRGMSRASVDLNKVSRVLDFDRQVVERSLSSYRFAPSYTIEEVERYLKRGGVEISRESLSGVFEYL, encoded by the coding sequence ATGCTCGAAGAGGAGATTCTCAGGGTTCTGGAGGAGAGGAGGTTCGAGGGAATACTGCAGAGCGATCTCGTCAGACTTCTGAAGGCCTCCAAGTCGAGGGTCTCTGAGGTGCTCAGGGTTCTGGAGAAGAATGGCCTGATAGTGAGGGAAAGGGAGGCAGGGAAGAACCTGAGAATCTGGCTGGCAGAGTACTCGGCGAGGAGGGTCAAGGTGGGGATTCTGAGGGCGAGCGAGTACGCGAAGCTGATAAGTGCTGGAGAGTACAGCTTCATCGTTTACGGAAACGCCATAGACCTGACGAGAGACCTCGCCCTCGGGAAGATAGAGTTCGGGGCGAGCCCGCTTGTCACCCAGATCATGTTCGGGGTGATGATGAAGAACATAAAGATAGTGGGCGTGGTTGCCGAGAACGGGAGCGGTGTTGTTTTTGGGGATGAAAAGAACGGAGTTTTCGCCACAACTGAGATGTCGGCCATGGAGATGAACTTAAGGGCGACAAGGGAGAAGCTGGGAGTGAGATCTTTCAGGTACTGCGACAGCCCAGAGTGCCTGCTCTCCAGCCTTGAAGGGGTGGAGGGCATAGCGATATGGGAGCCGTACTTCACCCAGATCGAGAGGGAGAAGCTTCCGTTCAGCGAAATCGTTGGAGACTTTCCGTGCTGCACGCTCGCAGTAAATGCCGGTTTTCTGAGGGAGAATGAGGGAGAGGTGGAGAACCTCGTCAGGGGGATGAGCAGGGCGAGCGTGGATCTCAACAAGGTGTCGCGCGTCCTCGACTTCGACAGGCAGGTGGTTGAGAGAAGCCTGAGCAGCTACAGGTTCGCTCCCAGCTACACGATCGAGGAGGTTGAGAGGTACCTGAAAAGGGGAGGGGTGGAGATATCGAGGGAGAGCCTCTCAGGTGTTTTTGAGTATCTCTGA
- the pyrE gene encoding orotate phosphoribosyltransferase, whose amino-acid sequence MSLLEMLKDAGAIKFGDFVLSSGKRSRVYIDVKQAITKPEVLEAIASQMAEKLRNVEFDRIACIELGGVPIAVALSLKTGKELVIFRKKRKEYGTGDDRIGEIRKGERVVVVEDVITTGKSARSVIERVEELGGEVKAVIAVVDREESDLEVISLLKLSEILKNT is encoded by the coding sequence ATGAGCCTGCTGGAAATGCTGAAAGATGCAGGAGCGATAAAGTTCGGGGACTTCGTCCTGTCCTCGGGGAAGAGGAGCAGGGTTTACATAGATGTCAAGCAGGCGATCACCAAGCCTGAGGTTCTTGAGGCTATAGCCAGCCAGATGGCCGAAAAGCTGAGAAACGTCGAGTTTGACAGGATAGCGTGCATAGAGCTCGGTGGCGTGCCGATAGCTGTTGCTCTCTCCCTAAAAACCGGAAAAGAGCTCGTGATTTTCAGGAAGAAGAGGAAGGAGTACGGAACGGGAGACGACAGGATCGGAGAGATTCGGAAGGGAGAGAGGGTTGTTGTTGTCGAGGATGTCATAACGACCGGAAAGTCTGCAAGGAGCGTCATAGAAAGAGTGGAGGAGCTTGGCGGGGAGGTCAAGGCAGTGATAGCGGTTGTAGACAGAGAAGAGAGTGATCTCGAGGTGATCTCACTTCTGAAGCTGTCAGAGATACTCAAAAACACCTGA
- the purD gene encoding phosphoribosylamine--glycine ligase: protein MKVLVVDAGGRGNAIAHAFSRSRNVKEVYVAPGNGGSLLFEKCRLAELDGKRIPSIRAVDEIVKFAVKKEVDIAYIGPEEPLSLGLVDRLEEAGIPAVGPKKEATILEASKCWAKDFMRRIGVPIPDYWNFDDPDEAKAFVRDYYASNPGKNLVVKADGLAAGKGVFVCDSVEEALMAVDEIMVKKRFGRAGDRIEIEERLYGIEVAFTALSDGKHVVPFGHAKDYKRAFDPDDIEGMRKFYMGYFGKYITPEEARRLYEKGMLINPNTGGMGAVSPHPAVNEEIEKRIMEMVVEPIIRKFRELEGKEFKGVLYPVIMLVEEEGEVVPKVLEINVRDCDPGAEAKLPRLESDILELSWAVVEQSLDEVEVRFSEKHAVAVCAVSGPMVGREGFKPGYPSDHYTNQPIRGIESVRDAVIYANGIAKTDGGFETTGGRVLTLTALGESVEEAKQKVYSEMEKITFPGMRYRKTIGLDVPE, encoded by the coding sequence ATGAAAGTCCTCGTTGTTGATGCCGGCGGCAGGGGGAATGCGATAGCCCACGCTTTTTCAAGAAGCAGGAACGTTAAAGAGGTTTACGTTGCTCCCGGAAACGGTGGCTCTCTCCTCTTTGAGAAGTGCAGGCTCGCTGAGCTGGACGGGAAGAGAATCCCATCAATAAGGGCTGTTGACGAGATCGTCAAGTTTGCCGTGAAGAAGGAGGTGGACATCGCCTACATCGGGCCTGAAGAGCCGCTGAGCCTTGGGCTGGTGGACAGGCTCGAGGAGGCAGGTATCCCGGCAGTTGGGCCGAAGAAGGAGGCCACGATTCTCGAGGCGAGCAAGTGCTGGGCGAAGGACTTCATGAGGAGGATCGGAGTCCCCATTCCGGATTACTGGAACTTCGACGATCCGGATGAAGCTAAGGCATTCGTCAGGGACTACTACGCCAGCAACCCCGGAAAGAACCTTGTCGTTAAGGCAGACGGGCTTGCGGCCGGAAAGGGCGTGTTCGTCTGCGACTCTGTGGAAGAGGCTCTGATGGCAGTGGATGAAATAATGGTGAAGAAGAGGTTCGGCAGGGCTGGAGACAGGATTGAGATTGAGGAGAGGCTCTACGGGATCGAGGTCGCGTTCACGGCCCTGAGCGATGGGAAGCACGTCGTACCTTTTGGACATGCAAAGGATTACAAGAGGGCGTTCGACCCCGATGACATCGAGGGTATGAGGAAGTTCTACATGGGCTACTTCGGGAAATACATCACTCCCGAGGAGGCGAGGAGGCTCTACGAGAAGGGGATGCTGATCAACCCGAACACAGGAGGGATGGGTGCCGTCTCACCCCACCCGGCCGTGAACGAGGAGATTGAGAAGAGGATAATGGAGATGGTCGTCGAGCCCATAATCAGGAAGTTCAGGGAGCTTGAGGGCAAGGAGTTCAAGGGCGTGCTATACCCGGTCATAATGCTTGTTGAGGAAGAGGGAGAGGTCGTTCCAAAGGTTCTCGAGATAAACGTCAGGGACTGCGATCCCGGGGCTGAGGCGAAGCTCCCGAGGCTCGAGAGCGACATTCTCGAGCTCTCATGGGCAGTTGTGGAGCAGAGCCTCGACGAGGTTGAGGTGAGGTTCAGCGAAAAGCATGCAGTGGCGGTCTGTGCAGTCTCGGGCCCGATGGTCGGAAGAGAGGGGTTCAAGCCCGGCTACCCGTCAGACCACTACACCAACCAGCCGATCAGAGGAATAGAGAGCGTCAGGGACGCGGTGATATACGCAAACGGAATAGCGAAGACCGACGGGGGCTTCGAGACCACCGGAGGTAGAGTCCTCACCCTGACTGCCCTTGGAGAGAGTGTGGAGGAGGCGAAGCAGAAGGTCTACAGCGAGATGGAGAAAATAACCTTCCCCGGGATGAGGTACAGGAAAACGATCGGTCTCGACGTTCCGGAGTGA